The Aedes aegypti strain LVP_AGWG chromosome 3, AaegL5.0 Primary Assembly, whole genome shotgun sequence genome contains a region encoding:
- the LOC110679791 gene encoding histone H2A-like, protein MSGRGKGGKVKGKAKSRSNRAGLQFPVGRIHRLLRKGNYAERVGAGAPVYLAAVIEYLAAEVLELAGNAARDNKKTRIIPRHLQLAIRNDEELNKLLSGVTIAQGGVLPNIQAVLLPKKTEKKA, encoded by the coding sequence ATGTCTGGCCGCGGCAAAGGAGGCAAAGTTAAGGGAAAGGCAAAGTCCCGTTCCAACCGCGCTGGATTGCAGTTCCCAGTCGGTCGTATTCACCGTCTGCTCCGGAAGGGCAACTATGCCGAGCGTGTCGGTGCCGGCGCTCCAGTCTACTTGGCTGCCGTTATAGAATATCTGGCCGCTGAAGTGCTCGAATTGGCAGGAAACGCTGCCCGTGACAACAAGAAGACCAGAATCATTCCCCGTCATCTGCAGTTGGCCATCCGCAACGACGAAGAATTGAACAAGCTGCTGTCCGGTGTTACCATCGCCCAAGGTGGTGTTCTGCCCAACATTCAGGCTGTCTTGCTGC